From the Pseudomonas monsensis genome, the window GACACGGTTCTCGCGCTGTTCGACGGTCAACTGCTCAGGGCCGAAATAGCGCGAACGCTCACCGTTGACCGTAACGATTTCGTTGGCCAGCAGGCACAGGTTGTCTTGCGCGTAGGCATAGCCAATGCCGAAACCGAGGCCGCGTTCGTTTTCGGCGCGGATGTGCGGCACGCCAAATCCGGTGCGCCGAATATCGGCACTGGCCGCAGTGGCCGGGCTGAACGCATGGGCCGACACGCTCAGCCCGAGAAACATACCGGCGACGGTGAGTTGCAAGCTTCTGGCAACAAACTTCGAGTCAAAGCACAACCCGTCCCGTGATTCCGAATGTTCAACTTGCCGCTTGCAGCTCGAAGCTTGCAGCTGCTTCCGTCCGGTTAATTGCCTGGAAATAATCACGCTCGCTCCTGATCGAAATGCCGAAGAGCGGATCACGCCAACCGTGGAAAACGACACAGGCTACGCTCCGCTCTGAAAACACCCACGCGTCCACGCGCAATGAGCCTGAGCAAGAAACGAAGCCGGAGAAAAAAATTTAGCCCGCGTGACAGCGGATACAAGCCGTGATTACAAGGAAAGAACGAATTTCCGACAAATTTTCCACATTTTTTCTTTCATGATTTGTCGTGCTGATACGTCTTGTTTAGAGAACGCCCCAATAACCCTCCCGATCAGACTCTGAAAGGAGCCATCGCATGTACAACTCGCAACTACCAACGGACGGTAGCCAGGCGCAACAAGGAGCTTCCATGAGCCCCCACGCGAGCGATTTCGGGCCACGTGTCGACCGTCACGGTAACGAGCGAATCCGCCTGCTGCTGAAAAGTTTCGGGCTGCGCACCAGCCTGATTCGCCTCAAAGTCCTCGACGCCCTGCTGGTCGCCGCGCAGACCGATCGTCGTCTGGGCGTGCGCGGTGTCCATACCCAATTGCTGGATCTGGATATTCCGCTGTCCTTCCTCAGTGTGCGCGAAGTCCTCAAGCGCCTGTGCGCTGAAGGTGTGATTACCTTCAACGCCGACAAGAGTTACAGCCTGCATCCACAGGCTGCAGCCGTCCTCAACAACGATTGAAAGGCGCGGCGATCGCCGTCAAGGCTTGACCTTGCGGCGCATCACACCATTGATCACCACCACAACCACTGCCACGCCAATGGCGATGTACTGGAATGTCTTCTCGTCGATCTTCCCGGCGTTCTGCAGCCAGGACAGGCCAAGCATGATCACCAGCACAGACACGGCGATCAGAATCGAATATATCAAGCGTTGCTTCTGGGTCATTGCGGTTTCCTGAACCTTTGGAATGTATCCGGTTTGTATCCGTTTGCATGCCATGCGCTTACCCTTTTACGGGGATGCGCCGCGACATTCGGGGTCTCATGTTACAGCCGATGAAGAGTTTTGGCTTCATGACGGCGTAACCATGAGGATTTTTGAAATGCTGCGTCGAATCACCTGGCTGATTCCCGTTCTTGCCCTGCTGACCCTGAGTGGCTGCATCATCTTCCCCCACGGCGGCTGGCACGATGACCATCACCGTTATTACCAGGGCGGCCCTGGCTATTATCAACATCGTTAAGTGATGAACTTCTGATATAACCCGAGTCCAATTATTTCCCGCCATTCAATGCGCTTACGCAATGTAGGCGCATTTTGCGTAAAGTATCTGCAAAACCAGTAGGACGATTCGCCATCAACTGTAATACCTCCTCCCAAAGTAAAAATACGCAAACTATAGATATATACCGTCACACCAAATCCATATAAACCCGCATAGCCGCCCCTTACTCTCTGCACTCTTGCTGTTTAACTTGATGAACCAGAAAGCATATGCAGAGAATTTTGATAAACATCCCTCCCACACGAGCGCTCGGATTCTGTCTGGCACTGACCTTGTTTGAACTGACCACTTACATGGCCAGTGACATGATCATGCCGGCCATGTTGAAGGTCATCCATACGTTTAATGCCGATAGCCGTCATGTTCCCTATGCGTTCAATCTGTATTTGCTCGGCGGTGTCTGCCTGCAAGGGCTGATTGGCCCCTTGTCCGATCAACTGGGGCGGCGGCGCATGTTACTGGCCGGTTGTGCGCTGTTCAGCGCGGCCTGCGCGGCGGCGTTCGCTGCCGGCAGCATAGAAGCGTTCAACCTGCTGCGGCTGGTGCAAGGCATGAGCCTGGGTTTTGTCGTCGCCGTCAGTTACCCCGCCCTTCAGGAAGTCTTCTGCGAGGCCGACGCCGTACGCTTGATGGCCTTGCTCGGCAACGTCGCGTTGCTGTCTCCGTTGCTCGGCCCGCTGGTTGGCACCCTGCTATTGGAATGGCTCGACTGGCGCGAACTGTTTCTGATGCTTGGCCTGGTCGCCACGCTGGCCTGGCTCGGGTTGTATGCCTTCATGCCGGAAACCGTGGGGGCGCTGCGCCGTGACGGTAAACGCCTGGCAAGCATTCCTTTCTCCTGGCGCCATACCCGGCAGCGTTATCAGGCATTGCTGGGCAACCACCGCTTTCTCGCCGCCAGCCTCGCCCTGGGCCTGATGAGCCTGCCACTGATTGCCTGGATCGGCCTCGCACCGGTGTTATTGATGCAGCAGCAAGGCCTGACGCCCCTGGCGTACGGGCTATGGCAAATCCCGGTTTTCGCGGCGGTCATCGTCGGCAATCTGTTGCTTGACCGGCTGTTGCTCACCCAGCCGCTGCCGCGTCTGGTCAGCCTGGCGCTGTGGCCTTTTTGTCTCGGTCTGGGCGCGCTGATCGTATCCAGTCAGCTCGGTGCCGGGTTGCAGGCCGTCGTCGCCAGTCTCGCGCTGTATGCGGTGGGCCTGGGCATGAGCAATGCGGCGCTGTATCGGCTGGCCCTGTTCTGCAGCGAGGACAGCAAAGGCCTGGTCTCGGCGCTGATCGGCATGCTTTCCATTACCGTGATGGGCGCCGGCGGCGCGCTGATTGCCGCGTCTGGCGGGGGTAACAGCTTGTCACTGTTTGCCCTTTGGGCGGCCGGCGGCGGCCTGCTGGCCCTGCCCCTGCTGCTGGGCTTCCTCTCCAACAACACGTCCCACTCCGCATCAACTCCATAAGGCTCGAACATGACCGGTTTACCTCTCAGCGATGCGCTTTGCGCGTCAGCGGCGCCCTATTGCCCGAATTCCGTGCCATCGGGTCTCTTCGAACACGCCATGGCCGAAATCAGCCGGTTTCACAGCGAGCAGACCCCCGGTTACACGCGTTGGTTGAACGCTAACGGACTGCAGATCAACGACCTGGACAACCTCGATGACTGGTCGCGCCTGCCACCGATCTTCGCCAGTTTTTTCAAACGGCAATTGCTGCTCAGCGCCACCGGCGAAACGGCCCTGGAACTCACCTCCTCCGGCACCAGCGGCGAAAAAAGCCGCATGCGTTACGACGAGCGCAGCCTTACCGCTGCCCAGTTCATGGTTGCGCGCATTTTTCATCATTACCACTGGCACACGCCCGACACGCCATGCAATTACCTGATCCTGGGTTACGAACCGGAGGAGCGCATCGCCCTCGGCACCTCTTACACCGACCAGTTCCTGTGCAGTTTCGCCCCGGTCAATCGCGTGTGTTACGCCCTGCGACGCACCGGCAACGGACATCAATTCGATCTGTTCGGCGTCATCGCTGCCCTGCAAGCCTTTGCCGAAGAAGGCTTGCCGGTAAGGATTTTCGGCTTCCCGGCGTTCCTCTGGCAGACCCTGCAACAGATGCAGGCCACCGCTGTCGCCGACCTGCGCCTGCCGGCCCGCTCGCTGGCGTTTTTCGGCGGTGGCTGGAAAACCCGGGCGGCACAGGAAATTCCACGGGCGCAGTTGTATGCGCAGATTCACCGACAACTGGGGATCGACCTGGCGAATTGTCGCGACGGCTATGGCGCAGTCGAGCATGCCGTGCCCTATATCGAATGCGCTCACCACCGCTTCCATGTGCCGGTCTATTCGCGGGTCTACGTGCGCAATCCCGCAGACTTTTGCGTCTTGCCCTACGGCGAACGTGGACTGCTGGGCTTCGTTTCGCCCTACATCTCCTCCAGCCCCGCCCACGCCGTGGTGATGAGCGATCTCGCCACTCTGCATCCGGGCTCCAGCTGTGGCTGCGGGCTTTCCACCGACTGGTTTGAATTACATGGCCGCGCCGGCACCACGGCCAGCAGAAGCTGTGCCATGGCGGCGGCCGAATTGTTAGGGAGTCATTGAAATGTATTTACTTGACGGACACCTGTGCACACCCGACAGCCTCGATCAGGCGCTGGCGTCACTGCTTGAAAACCTGCCGCGACAACTGAGTGCTCCCCTGGCAAGTGCCACGATCATCGACGCGGCGCAACGGTTTGCCGAACAACTGCGCGACACCGATCTGCCGCTCGATGCCGAGCAACGCCAGGGGTTGATCGAGTTCTGCCAGGCTGAAGCGCTGTGCGGCAAACTCGAGCGCGAACTCGGTATGCAGCCGCACTCGCTGCACCGCTTCGACTACCGGCTACCGCGTTTCGAACGCTGGAGCCCCTTGGGCCTGGTGGTGCACATCACCCCGGGCAATGCGCCGTTGCTGGCATTTTGCGCAGTGATCGAAGGCCTGCTCGCGGGGAACGTCAACTGGCTGCGCCCGAGCAGCAGCGATCAAGGGCTGACCGCACGCCTGCTCCACGCCTTGCTGCAATGCGATCCGAGCGGGCAGCTCGCCAGTTACGTGGCCGTGCTGCCGGTGACCACCGCGCAAATCGGCGCACTGTGCCGACACGCCAATGGCGTCGCGGCCTGGGGCGGCGAATCGGCGTTGCAAGCCATACGACAGCAGCTCCCGCTCGGTTGTCGCTGGATCGATTGGGGCCATCGCATTAGCTTTGTCTACCTGACCGCCAGCGCCGCTTCCGCGCAGGCACTGGAGGCCGTGGCCGACGAAGTCTGCCGACTCGATCAGCAAGCCTGTTCCAGTCCGCAATGGCTGTTGGTCGACAGCGACGATCCGGCAGTCCTGCGTGACATCGGTGCCCGCCTCGCCCAGGCCTTCACACGCCGCGCCGAACACTGGCCAGCCCTGGTGCCGACCGTGCAGGAAGCGGCGCAAATCACCACGCACGTACAGATGGAGCGGCTGGGGCAAAGCTTTGCCGGCAAGACCGGGCAGACCTGGAGCGGCCCCGGCTGGCGGGTGATCTGGAGCCATGATCGTCAACTCGGCCCGTCCCCGTTGTTTCGCAGTGTGCTGCTCAAGCCCGTGCCGCGCTCGCTGCTCGGCACGACCCTGCTGACCTGGCGCAACGTCTTGCAAAGCTGTGCAGTGGTCTGTGAGGACGCCGAGATCGCCGAACTGGCGCAGACATTGATCAGCGCCGGCGTGACCCGCATTGCCCCGGTCGCGGCGATTCACGACGGTTATGCCGGCGAGCCCCACGATGGTGTCTACGCGTTGCAGCGCCTGAGCCGTCGCGTGTCGGTCAGCCTGTCGCAGACTGCGCTGTCCGCACAGGCCAGCCTTGATTGCCAACCCGCGCCGGCGCTGCAAGGCGCGCAGCCCATCATGACTAAAGAGGCGTTTGCCGCCCAACCGATCAACCCGAAGGCGCAGCTGTTGTTCCGCTCGGGCGGCACCAGCGGCACCCCGGCGCTGGCGGGTTTCAGCTATCGCGATTTTCAACGACAAATGCGCGCGACCGCTGACGGCCTGTTCGCCGCCGGTCTTGATCCGGTGCACGACCGGGTGATGAACCTGTTCTTCAGTGGCGCAATGTACGGCGGCTTCTTCAGCTTTGCCAAAGTCCTCGAACTGTTGCAGGTCACGCACCTGCCGATGGGTGCGCCTGGCGATGATGATTACCGGGACATTGCGCAACTGATCATCGCGCAGCGGGTGACGGTGTTGATCGGCATGCCGAGCACGGTACACCGGCTGTTCCTCAATGAAGGCCAGCATCTGCGGGCCTACGGCGGGGTCGCCAAAGTGTTTCTCGGCGGTGAGCACCTGAGCGGACACACCCGTGAACTGCTACAAGACTGCGGCGTTTCAAGTGTGCGCTCGGCGGTGTACGGCAGCGTGGATGCCGGGCCACTCGGCCACGCCTGCGCGGCCAGCGCCGACGGCGTGTTTCATTTGATGAGCGATATCCAGCAACTGGAAATCGTTGAGTTTGCGCAAGACGTTCCGGTGAAGGGCAACGAGACCGGCCGATTGGTGTTCACCTCGCACGGCCGCGAAGGTCATTCCATCACGCGCTATGACATCGGTGACAGCGGACGCTGGGTCGACGGGGCGTGCGCGTGCGGCCTGAGATCGCCACGCTTCGAATTGTTGCAACGTCACGGCAAGCTGATACGCATTGGCAGCGATTTCATTTCCCTGAGCGAATTGACGCAGCGTCTGCAGGTGCCGTTTCAATTAGTCCTCGACCACGCCCCCGACGGCAGGGATCGCCTGCAGTTGCGCAGCGAACTGACGTCGTCGGAAGTACTTGCGCGGCTCGCGGACTATTCAACTTTAACGACCCTTATCGAGAGCGGTTTGTTAGTGATGGAAGTTGAAGTCTGTGTACCCGGAAAGTTCACCCGTAACGCCCACAGTGGCAAAACCGCCGCGGTGATTGATGCGCGCCGTTAGTTCTTATTCACCCGTACACCTGAACTAAAACCAGACAACTTCAGAGCAATAACCGTGAAAACTACTGACCAACTACGCGAACTGATCAAGTTCGCGCGCCAGTGTTCGCCGTTTTACCGCAAACATCTGGCGGCTATCAGCGCATCCGATGACTCGCTGGATAACGTACCCGTGGTGGATCCACTGCAATACTGGCGCGAAAGCCAGAGGCTCGACCATTGGCCCGTCCTGACCGGCCCCATGGCATCCGCGCTGGTGTTCAAGAC encodes:
- a CDS encoding fe2+ zn2+ uptake regulation protein, with amino-acid sequence MYNSQLPTDGSQAQQGASMSPHASDFGPRVDRHGNERIRLLLKSFGLRTSLIRLKVLDALLVAAQTDRRLGVRGVHTQLLDLDIPLSFLSVREVLKRLCAEGVITFNADKSYSLHPQAAAVLNND
- a CDS encoding MFS transporter; this translates as MQRILINIPPTRALGFCLALTLFELTTYMASDMIMPAMLKVIHTFNADSRHVPYAFNLYLLGGVCLQGLIGPLSDQLGRRRMLLAGCALFSAACAAAFAAGSIEAFNLLRLVQGMSLGFVVAVSYPALQEVFCEADAVRLMALLGNVALLSPLLGPLVGTLLLEWLDWRELFLMLGLVATLAWLGLYAFMPETVGALRRDGKRLASIPFSWRHTRQRYQALLGNHRFLAASLALGLMSLPLIAWIGLAPVLLMQQQGLTPLAYGLWQIPVFAAVIVGNLLLDRLLLTQPLPRLVSLALWPFCLGLGALIVSSQLGAGLQAVVASLALYAVGLGMSNAALYRLALFCSEDSKGLVSALIGMLSITVMGAGGALIAASGGGNSLSLFALWAAGGGLLALPLLLGFLSNNTSHSASTP
- a CDS encoding acyl-protein synthase, translated to MTGLPLSDALCASAAPYCPNSVPSGLFEHAMAEISRFHSEQTPGYTRWLNANGLQINDLDNLDDWSRLPPIFASFFKRQLLLSATGETALELTSSGTSGEKSRMRYDERSLTAAQFMVARIFHHYHWHTPDTPCNYLILGYEPEERIALGTSYTDQFLCSFAPVNRVCYALRRTGNGHQFDLFGVIAALQAFAEEGLPVRIFGFPAFLWQTLQQMQATAVADLRLPARSLAFFGGGWKTRAAQEIPRAQLYAQIHRQLGIDLANCRDGYGAVEHAVPYIECAHHRFHVPVYSRVYVRNPADFCVLPYGERGLLGFVSPYISSSPAHAVVMSDLATLHPGSSCGCGLSTDWFELHGRAGTTASRSCAMAAAELLGSH
- a CDS encoding aldehyde dehydrogenase family protein; this translates as MYLLDGHLCTPDSLDQALASLLENLPRQLSAPLASATIIDAAQRFAEQLRDTDLPLDAEQRQGLIEFCQAEALCGKLERELGMQPHSLHRFDYRLPRFERWSPLGLVVHITPGNAPLLAFCAVIEGLLAGNVNWLRPSSSDQGLTARLLHALLQCDPSGQLASYVAVLPVTTAQIGALCRHANGVAAWGGESALQAIRQQLPLGCRWIDWGHRISFVYLTASAASAQALEAVADEVCRLDQQACSSPQWLLVDSDDPAVLRDIGARLAQAFTRRAEHWPALVPTVQEAAQITTHVQMERLGQSFAGKTGQTWSGPGWRVIWSHDRQLGPSPLFRSVLLKPVPRSLLGTTLLTWRNVLQSCAVVCEDAEIAELAQTLISAGVTRIAPVAAIHDGYAGEPHDGVYALQRLSRRVSVSLSQTALSAQASLDCQPAPALQGAQPIMTKEAFAAQPINPKAQLLFRSGGTSGTPALAGFSYRDFQRQMRATADGLFAAGLDPVHDRVMNLFFSGAMYGGFFSFAKVLELLQVTHLPMGAPGDDDYRDIAQLIIAQRVTVLIGMPSTVHRLFLNEGQHLRAYGGVAKVFLGGEHLSGHTRELLQDCGVSSVRSAVYGSVDAGPLGHACAASADGVFHLMSDIQQLEIVEFAQDVPVKGNETGRLVFTSHGREGHSITRYDIGDSGRWVDGACACGLRSPRFELLQRHGKLIRIGSDFISLSELTQRLQVPFQLVLDHAPDGRDRLQLRSELTSSEVLARLADYSTLTTLIESGLLVMEVEVCVPGKFTRNAHSGKTAAVIDARR